In the genome of Panthera uncia isolate 11264 chromosome B3 unlocalized genomic scaffold, Puncia_PCG_1.0 HiC_scaffold_1, whole genome shotgun sequence, one region contains:
- the ZC2HC1C gene encoding zinc finger C2HC domain-containing protein 1C isoform X1: MAGLQLAPHLPVGVMLPYNKAEAPGLLSAKQEPCEKGDSSQRSSMGHPRNNFQQKFLSNKELMPENLYTPSKWNTYSKAWSYSYPQCVGISQQDSRSSPQGQAKGLFYSSDPQSWYPKADNQEFIPFTKKRVGVDRAYPLKPVFHRKSHSMSEAAIDGDQNVSPRPPEPRGFPYSSAGSRNWENSSGVCAVAATQEERAVAHPNRTERVQIQRLEAAGESLREEIRRKETLLREKLKKTEEELRRIQKEKEQAKENEKRELQRMTLPRRRVKGNSNTTYKSTFSPELGAEEVFSRQRGEDETRGWPQENSSPLQFSDYGIQKLKRERLVASNNKIRDLVSGPPKEFSQSSGVPGRASRGSTSNSSLSRAPDSSVSSCSTEEPELGECSHCGRKFLLLRLERHSNACSRMQSSKRKVFDSSKARAKGTELEQYLNWKGSASVQAEPPRKSNWRQKHESFIYTLRQAREVQQVIAKGGNPSDLPPILPAENPDYIQCPHCSRRFAPNVAERHIPKCKTIKNRPPPPRKHPS; this comes from the exons ATGGCTGGTCTCCAGTTGGCGCCACATCTGCCTGTGGGCGTTATGCTCCCATATAATAAAGCGGAAGCTCCAGGGCTCCTCTCAGCTAAGCAAGAGCCCTGTGAAAAAGGTGACTCTTCTCAGCGGTCCTCAATGGGGCACCCGAGGAACAATTTCCAGCAGAAGTTTTTGAGCAACAAAGAGCTGATGCCGGAGAATCTCTACACTCCCTCCAAATGGAACACGTACAGCAAAGCTTGGAGCTACTCCTATCCCCAGTGTGTTGGAATCAGCCAGCAGGATTCCAGAAGCAGTCCCCAGGGCCAAGCAAAGGGTTTGTTTTACTCATCAGATCCTCAGTCCTGGTATCCCAAAGCAGATAACCAGGAATTCATCCCCTTTACAAAGAAGCGAGTTGGGGTGGACCGGGCATACCCACTGAAACCTGTGTTCCACAGGAAGTCTCATAGTATGAGTGAGGCTGCCATTGATGGGGACCAGAATGTCTCTCCAAGACCCCCTGAACCAAGAGGGTTTCCATACAGCAGCGCTGGTTCAAGGAACTGGGAGAATTCATCTGGGGTTTGTGCTGTTGCTGCCACACAGGAGGAGAGGGCCGTGGCACATCCCAACAGGACTGAACGGGTGCAGATCCAAAGACTAGAAGCTGCAGGGGAGAGCTTACGGGAGGAAATCCGAAGAAAAGAGACCCTCCTAAGGGAAAAGctgaagaagacagaggaggaacTCAGAAGgatccagaaagaaaaggaacaggctaaggaaaatgaaaaaagagagctACAGAGAATGACACTCCCCAGGAGGAGAGTTAAAGGTAACAGCAACACCACATACAAATCTACCTTCTCCCCAGAACTGGGGGCTGAGGAGGTCTTCAgcagacagaggggagaggaTGAAACTAGAGGATGGCCTCAAGAAAATTCTAGTCCACTCCAGTTCTCTGATTATGGAATACAGAAGCTCAAAAGGGAAAGACTGGTGGCGAGCAATAACAAAATCCGAGACTTAGTCTCAGGGCCACCAAAAGAGTTCTCTCAGTCTTCAGGAGTGCCAGGCCGTGCTTCACGGGGATCCACCAGCAATTCTAGTCTGTCTAGGGCACCAGACTCCTCAGTTTCCAGCTGTTCTACCGAGGAGCCAGAACTTGGCGAATGTAGCCATTGTGGACGCAAGTTCCTGTTGCTCAGACTGGAGAGACACTCCAACGCCTGCAGCAGGATGCAGAGTTCCAAGAGGAAAGTGTTTGACTCCTCCAAGGCCCGGGCCAAGGGCACAGAACTAGAGCAGTACTTGAACTGGAAGGGATCGGCCTCAGTCCAG GCTGAACCTCCTCGGAAGAGCAACTGGAGACAGAAGCATGAGTCTTTCATCTATACCCTCCGTCAGGCTCGAGAAGTCCAGCAGGTAATTGCCAAAGGTGGAAACCCCTCAGACTTGCCTCCTATCCTGCCTGCAGAAAATCCAGATTATATTCAGTGTCCTCACTGTAGTCGCCGCTTTGCCCCCAACGTGGCTGAGCGGCACATTCCCAAGTGTAAGACCATCAAGAACCGGCCTCCACCTCCAAGGAAGCATCCCAGTTGA
- the ZC2HC1C gene encoding zinc finger C2HC domain-containing protein 1C isoform X3, which yields MAGLQLAPHLPVGVMLPYNKAEAPGLLSAKQEPCEKGDSSQRSSMGHPRNNFQQKFLSNKELMPENLYTPSKWNTYSKAWSYSYPQCVGISQQDSRSSPQGQAKGLFYSSDPQSWYPKADNQEFIPFTKKRVGVDRAYPLKPVFHRKSHSMSEAAIDGDQNVSPRPPEPRGFPYSSAGSRNWENSSGVCAVAATQEERAVAHPNRTERVQIQRLEAAGESLREEIRRKETLLREKLKKTEEELRRIQKEKEQAKENEKRELQRMTLPRRRVKGNSNTTYKSTFSPELGAEEVFSRQRGEDETRGWPQENSSPLQFSDYGIQKLKRERLVASNNKIRDLVSGPPKEFSQSSGVPGRASRGSTSNSSLSRAPDSSVSSCSTEEPELGECSHCGRKFLLLRLERHSNACSRMQSSKRKVFDSSKARAKGTELEQYLNWKGSASVQAEPPRKSNWRQKHESFIYTLRQAREVQQSFNQ from the exons ATGGCTGGTCTCCAGTTGGCGCCACATCTGCCTGTGGGCGTTATGCTCCCATATAATAAAGCGGAAGCTCCAGGGCTCCTCTCAGCTAAGCAAGAGCCCTGTGAAAAAGGTGACTCTTCTCAGCGGTCCTCAATGGGGCACCCGAGGAACAATTTCCAGCAGAAGTTTTTGAGCAACAAAGAGCTGATGCCGGAGAATCTCTACACTCCCTCCAAATGGAACACGTACAGCAAAGCTTGGAGCTACTCCTATCCCCAGTGTGTTGGAATCAGCCAGCAGGATTCCAGAAGCAGTCCCCAGGGCCAAGCAAAGGGTTTGTTTTACTCATCAGATCCTCAGTCCTGGTATCCCAAAGCAGATAACCAGGAATTCATCCCCTTTACAAAGAAGCGAGTTGGGGTGGACCGGGCATACCCACTGAAACCTGTGTTCCACAGGAAGTCTCATAGTATGAGTGAGGCTGCCATTGATGGGGACCAGAATGTCTCTCCAAGACCCCCTGAACCAAGAGGGTTTCCATACAGCAGCGCTGGTTCAAGGAACTGGGAGAATTCATCTGGGGTTTGTGCTGTTGCTGCCACACAGGAGGAGAGGGCCGTGGCACATCCCAACAGGACTGAACGGGTGCAGATCCAAAGACTAGAAGCTGCAGGGGAGAGCTTACGGGAGGAAATCCGAAGAAAAGAGACCCTCCTAAGGGAAAAGctgaagaagacagaggaggaacTCAGAAGgatccagaaagaaaaggaacaggctaaggaaaatgaaaaaagagagctACAGAGAATGACACTCCCCAGGAGGAGAGTTAAAGGTAACAGCAACACCACATACAAATCTACCTTCTCCCCAGAACTGGGGGCTGAGGAGGTCTTCAgcagacagaggggagaggaTGAAACTAGAGGATGGCCTCAAGAAAATTCTAGTCCACTCCAGTTCTCTGATTATGGAATACAGAAGCTCAAAAGGGAAAGACTGGTGGCGAGCAATAACAAAATCCGAGACTTAGTCTCAGGGCCACCAAAAGAGTTCTCTCAGTCTTCAGGAGTGCCAGGCCGTGCTTCACGGGGATCCACCAGCAATTCTAGTCTGTCTAGGGCACCAGACTCCTCAGTTTCCAGCTGTTCTACCGAGGAGCCAGAACTTGGCGAATGTAGCCATTGTGGACGCAAGTTCCTGTTGCTCAGACTGGAGAGACACTCCAACGCCTGCAGCAGGATGCAGAGTTCCAAGAGGAAAGTGTTTGACTCCTCCAAGGCCCGGGCCAAGGGCACAGAACTAGAGCAGTACTTGAACTGGAAGGGATCGGCCTCAGTCCAG GCTGAACCTCCTCGGAAGAGCAACTGGAGACAGAAGCATGAGTCTTTCATCTATACCCTCCGTCAGGCTCGAGAAGTCCAGCAG AGCTTCAATCAGTGA
- the ZC2HC1C gene encoding zinc finger C2HC domain-containing protein 1C isoform X2: protein MAGLQLAPHLPVGVMLPYNKAEAPGLLSAKQEPCEKGDSSQRSSMGHPRNNFQQKFLSNKELMPENLYTPSKWNTYSKAWSYSYPQCVGISQQDSRSSPQGQAKGLFYSSDPQSWYPKADNQEFIPFTKKRVGVDRAYPLKPVFHRKSHSMSEAAIDGDQNVSPRPPEPRGFPYSSAGSRNWENSSGVCAVAATQEERAVAHPNRTERVQIQRLEAAGESLREEIRRKETLLREKLKKTEEELRRIQKEKEQAKENEKRELQRMTLPRRRVKGNSNTTYKSTFSPELGAEEVFSRQRGEDETRGWPQENSSPLQFSDYGIQKLKRERLVASNNKIRDLVSGPPKEFSQSSGVPGRASRGSTSNSSLSRAPDSSVSSCSTEEPELGECSHCGRKFLLLRLERHSNACSRMQSSKRKVFDSSKARAKGTELEQYLNWKGSASVQAEPPRKSNWRQKHESFIYTLRQAREVQQEGTCFVVLTTAQPALTLMNNTTLEAQGYSSERIYL from the exons ATGGCTGGTCTCCAGTTGGCGCCACATCTGCCTGTGGGCGTTATGCTCCCATATAATAAAGCGGAAGCTCCAGGGCTCCTCTCAGCTAAGCAAGAGCCCTGTGAAAAAGGTGACTCTTCTCAGCGGTCCTCAATGGGGCACCCGAGGAACAATTTCCAGCAGAAGTTTTTGAGCAACAAAGAGCTGATGCCGGAGAATCTCTACACTCCCTCCAAATGGAACACGTACAGCAAAGCTTGGAGCTACTCCTATCCCCAGTGTGTTGGAATCAGCCAGCAGGATTCCAGAAGCAGTCCCCAGGGCCAAGCAAAGGGTTTGTTTTACTCATCAGATCCTCAGTCCTGGTATCCCAAAGCAGATAACCAGGAATTCATCCCCTTTACAAAGAAGCGAGTTGGGGTGGACCGGGCATACCCACTGAAACCTGTGTTCCACAGGAAGTCTCATAGTATGAGTGAGGCTGCCATTGATGGGGACCAGAATGTCTCTCCAAGACCCCCTGAACCAAGAGGGTTTCCATACAGCAGCGCTGGTTCAAGGAACTGGGAGAATTCATCTGGGGTTTGTGCTGTTGCTGCCACACAGGAGGAGAGGGCCGTGGCACATCCCAACAGGACTGAACGGGTGCAGATCCAAAGACTAGAAGCTGCAGGGGAGAGCTTACGGGAGGAAATCCGAAGAAAAGAGACCCTCCTAAGGGAAAAGctgaagaagacagaggaggaacTCAGAAGgatccagaaagaaaaggaacaggctaaggaaaatgaaaaaagagagctACAGAGAATGACACTCCCCAGGAGGAGAGTTAAAGGTAACAGCAACACCACATACAAATCTACCTTCTCCCCAGAACTGGGGGCTGAGGAGGTCTTCAgcagacagaggggagaggaTGAAACTAGAGGATGGCCTCAAGAAAATTCTAGTCCACTCCAGTTCTCTGATTATGGAATACAGAAGCTCAAAAGGGAAAGACTGGTGGCGAGCAATAACAAAATCCGAGACTTAGTCTCAGGGCCACCAAAAGAGTTCTCTCAGTCTTCAGGAGTGCCAGGCCGTGCTTCACGGGGATCCACCAGCAATTCTAGTCTGTCTAGGGCACCAGACTCCTCAGTTTCCAGCTGTTCTACCGAGGAGCCAGAACTTGGCGAATGTAGCCATTGTGGACGCAAGTTCCTGTTGCTCAGACTGGAGAGACACTCCAACGCCTGCAGCAGGATGCAGAGTTCCAAGAGGAAAGTGTTTGACTCCTCCAAGGCCCGGGCCAAGGGCACAGAACTAGAGCAGTACTTGAACTGGAAGGGATCGGCCTCAGTCCAG GCTGAACCTCCTCGGAAGAGCAACTGGAGACAGAAGCATGAGTCTTTCATCTATACCCTCCGTCAGGCTCGAGAAGTCCAGCAG GAAGGAACATGTTTTGTAGTCCTGACTACAGCCCAGCCTGCCTTGACACTAATGAATAATACTACTTTGGAGGCCCAGGGATACTCATctgaaagaatttatttataa